A genomic window from Vigna radiata var. radiata cultivar VC1973A chromosome 2, Vradiata_ver6, whole genome shotgun sequence includes:
- the LOC106756129 gene encoding L-ascorbate oxidase homolog has protein sequence MKLMNKPSQLRALSCFCSILLLLEFVFVAAEDPYRFFDWTVTYGDIYPLGVKQQGILINGQFPGPEIYSVTNDNLIINVRNNLTEPFLLSWNGVQQRRNSYQDGVYGTTCPIPPGQNFTYTLQVKDQIGSFFYFPSLAFHKAAGGFGAIKILSRPRIPVPFPEPAADYSLLIGDWYQINHKKLQGVLDFGHRLPLPQAVLINGRPNGTTFTIEQGKTYRLRISNVGLENTLNFRIEGHSMKLVEVEGTHTIQTKYSSLDVHVGQSYSVLITADQAPKDYYIAVSTRFTDKIITSTAILHYSNSQQSVSGTIPGGPTDQINWSIEQARSIRTNLTASGPRPNPQGSYHYGLINISRTIILSSSAAQVNKKQRYAVNSVSFVPADTPLKLADYFKIDGVFKVGSIPDTPSRKPMYLDTSVMGADFRAFVEIVFQNNENIVQSWHIDGYSFWVVGMDGGVWTPQSRNEYNLRDAVSRSTTQVYPKSWTAIYIALDNVGMWNVRSEFWARRYLGQQFYLRVYSPVGSIRDEYPIPKNALLCGKAAGRTSR, from the exons ATGAAGCTCATGAATAAACCATCACAGCTACGTGCTTTGTCCTGTTTCTGTTCCATTCTGCTGCTTTTGGAATTCGTTTTCGTTGCTGCGGAAGACCCTTATAGATTCTTCGACTGGACTGTCACCTACGGTGACATTTATCCTCTGGGAGTTAAACAGCAG GGTATTTTGATCAATGGCCAATTCCCAGGCCCTGAAATCTACTCTGTTACCAATGACAATTTGATCATCAACGTACGCAATAACTTGACCGAGCCGTTTCTTTTATCATG GAATGGTGTTCAACAAAGGAGAAATTCTTATCAAGATGGAGTTTATGGAACGACATGCCCCATCCCTCCAGGGCAGAACTTCACCTACACACTTCAAGTCAAAGATCAGATTGGAAGTTTCTTCTATTTCCCATCTCTTGCTTTCCACAAGGCAGCTGGTGGTTTTGGTGCAATCAAAATCCTTAGCAGACCAAGAATCCCTGTCCCATTTCCTGAACCAGCTGCTGATTACAGTCTTCTTATTGGTGATTGGTACCAAATCAATCACAAG AAACTTCAAGGTGTTCTAGATTTTGGACATAGACTTCCATTGCCTCAAGCTGTTCTTATCAACGGTCGTCCAAACGGCACAACATTCACAATCGAACAAG GGAAAACATACAGGCTTAGAATATCAAATGTTGGACTTGAAAACACTCTCAACTTTAGGATTGAAGGCCACAGCATGAAGTTGGTGGAAGTTGAGGGAACTCATACCATCCAAACCAAGTATTCCTCGTTAGATGTTCATGTGGGACAGTCTTATTCTGTGCTTATCACAGCTGATCAAGCGCCCAAGGACTACTACATTGCAGTGTCCACTCGTTTCACTGACAAAATCATCACGAGCACTGCCATTCTTCACTACAGTAACTCCCAACAATCTGTTTCTGGCACAATCCCTGGTGGCCCAACCGATCAGATCAATTGGTCCATCGAACAAGCTCGTTCGATCAG GACAAACTTGACAGCAAGTGGACCAAGGCCAAATCCTCAAGGCTCCTACCATTACGGTTTGATTAACATCAGTAGGACAATTATATTGTCGAGCTCAGCGGCACAAGTCAATAAGAAACAGAGATATGCAGTGAACAGTGTGTCGTTCGTACCAGCCGACACTCCTTTGAAGCTCGCCGATTACTTCAAGATTGATGGGGTTTTCAAAGTTGGAAGCATTCCCGATACCCCTTCTCGTAAACCCATGTATCTTGACACCTCAGTCATGGGTGCTGATTTTCGAGCCTTCGTTGAGATCGTGTTTCAGAACAACGAGAACATTGTCCAGAGCTGGCACATTGACGGATACTCCTTCTGGGTTGTAGG AATGGATGGTGGTGTTTGGACACCTCAAAGTCGAAACGAGTACAACCTCAGAGATGCAGTGTCAAGGAGCACAACACAG GTGTATCCCAAATCATGGACTGCAATTTACATAGCACTGGATAATGTGGGTATGTGGAATGTGAGGAGTGAATTTTGGGCAAGACGATACCTCGGACAACAATTTTATCTGCGAGTGTATTCACCAGTTGGATCCATCAGGGATGAATACCCAATTCCCAAAAATGCTCTTCTTTGTGGCAAAGCAGCAGGAAGAACAAGTAGATGA
- the LOC106756128 gene encoding rop guanine nucleotide exchange factor 1: MGSVSSEDGSDQQSDRCGSYSLSADVSESESCGSFSARRFDAEGASSSANLSPRPVASHFNFPPPQVMLPVIGGKDVVVWDHKRDLDLSEVEMMKERFAKLLLGEDMSGGGKGVCTALAISNAITNLSATVFGELWRLEPLAPQKKAMWRREMEWLLCVSDSIVELVPSVQQFPGGGTYEVMATRPRSDLYINLPALKKLDGMLLGMLDGFHDTQFWYVDRGIILGDSKDCDAYGRPSVRQEEKWWLPSPKLPPNGLSEENRKRLQQCRDCTNQILKAAVAINTSVIAEMEIPGAYVESLPKNGKACLGDIIYRYITADQFSPECLLDCLDLSSEHHTLDIANRIEAAIHVWRLKDHKKHLNSAKARRSWGGKVKGLVADSEKNKNHFLAQRAETLLESLKHRFPGLPQTALDMAKIQYNKDVGQSILESYSRVMESLAFNIMARIDDVLYVDDSIKRCAAADSLSLFSRGGFGGMPIQKRFSPSPFSIQHTPYASPFATPTFCSSSPVTGSPCSPARIHDMKRNAPKEGADSKADKLAKSEFERVWSYAGNLSARRASGDAPERD; encoded by the exons ATGGGGAGCGTTTCGTCTGAAGACGGTTCCGACCAGCAGAGCGACCGCTGCGGCAGCTACAGCCTCAGCGCTGACGTCAGCGAGTCCGAGAGCTGCGGAAGCTTCTCTGCTCGCCGCTTCGACGCCGAGGGAGCTTCCAGCTCGGCCAACCTCTCGCCGCGTCCCGTCGCGTCTCACTTCAACTTCCCGCCTCCGCAGGTAATGCTTCCCGTTATTGGCGGGAAGGACGTCGTTGTTTGGGATCACAAGCGCGACCTCGATCTGTCGG AAGTGGAAATGATGAAGGAGCGGTTCGCTAAGCTGCTTCTCGGAGAAGACATGTCTGGTGGTGGAAAGGGGGTGTGCACTGCGCTTGCTATCTCCAATGCTATAACTAATCTCTCTG CAACTGTGTTTGGCGAACTGTGGAGGTTGGAACCGCTGGCACCGCAGAAGAAGGCAATGTGGCGTAGGGAAATGGAGTGGCTGCTGTGTGTTAGTGATTCCATCGTGGAGCTGGTGCCATCTGTGCAGCAGTTTCCTGGGGGTGGAACCTACGAGGTGATGGCGACGCGTCCTCGCTCGGATTTGTACATCAATCTTCCGGCTCTGAAGAAGCTTGATGGGATGCTGCTCGGTATGCTTGATGGGTTTCATGACACGCAATTTTGGTATGTTGACCGGGGAATCATATTGGGTGATTCCAAGGATTGTGATGCTTACGGTAGACCATCGGTTAGGCAGGAGGAGAAATGGTGGCTTCCCTCTCCCAAGTTACCCCCAAATGGCTTGTCCGAGGAAAATAGGAAAAGGTTACAGCAATGCAGGGATTGCACTAATCAGATACTAAAAGCTGCCGTCGCAATTAATACTTCTGTGATTGCTGAAATGGAAATTCCCGGCGCATATGTAGAGTCCTTGCCCAAG AATGGCAAGGCTTGTCTGGGGGATATAATTTATCGATACATAACGGCAGACCAGTTCTCGCCTGAATGTCTCCTTGATTGTTTGGATCTTTCGTCAGAGCATCATACTCTGGATATAGCTAATAGAATTGAGGCTGCCATACATGTATGGAGGCTGAAGGACCATAAGAAACATCTAAATTCAGCAAAAGCCAGACGGTCTTGGGGTGGAAAGGTGAAGGGACTTGTTGCTGACAGTGAAAAGAACAAGAATCATTTTCTTGCACAACGGGCAGAAACACTTCTAGAAAGCTTGAAACACCGATTTCCAGGGCTCCCTCAGACTGCACTCGACATGGCcaaaattcaatataataag GATGTCGGACAGTCTATTCTTGAAAGTTATTCACGAGTGATGGAGAGCTTGGCCTTTAACATTATGGCCAGGATTGATGATGTCCTTTATGTAGATGATAGTATAAAGCGATGTGCGGCTGCAGATTCTCTCTCATTGTTCAGCAGGGGAGGTTTTGGTGGCATGCCCATCCAGAAGAGATTCTCTCCTAGTCCCTTCTCAATTCAGCACACTCCATATGCCTCCCCATTTGCAACACCAACGTTTTGTTCCTCCTCTCCTGTTACTGGGAGCCCGTGTAGTCCTGCAAGGATACATGATATGAAGAGAAATGCTCCTAAGGAGGGTGCAGATTCGAAGGCAGACAAGTTGGCCAAATCTGAGTTTGAGAGAGTTTGGTCATATGCCGGAAACCTCAGTGCAAGAAGAGCTTCCGGTGATGCTCCAGAAAGAGACTAA